One segment of Paenibacillus sp. FSL R7-0337 DNA contains the following:
- the pyrH gene encoding UMP kinase yields MEQPVFKRVVLKVSGESLAGQNGYGIDADTIISIAEQVKEVVELGVQVAIVCGGGNIWRGIAGSASGIDRATADYMGMLATVMNSLALQDALEQIDVPTRVQTSIAMQQIAEPYIRRRAIRHLEKGRVVIFAAGTGNPFFSTDTTAALRAAEIEAEVILMAKNKVDGVYSADPFKDSTAVKYEQLTYMDILNKNLGVMDSTASSLCMDNNIPLIVFAITEQGNIKRVVLGEKIGTIVKGSVN; encoded by the coding sequence TTGGAACAACCGGTATTTAAGAGAGTAGTCCTTAAGGTAAGCGGTGAATCGCTCGCCGGACAGAATGGCTATGGCATCGATGCCGATACGATCATCTCTATTGCAGAGCAGGTCAAAGAAGTCGTGGAGCTTGGAGTTCAGGTTGCGATTGTGTGCGGCGGTGGCAACATCTGGCGCGGAATCGCCGGAAGTGCAAGCGGTATTGACCGGGCAACAGCCGATTATATGGGGATGTTGGCAACAGTGATGAACTCGCTGGCATTGCAGGACGCTTTGGAACAGATCGATGTCCCAACCCGGGTTCAGACCTCTATCGCCATGCAGCAGATTGCTGAGCCCTATATCCGCCGCCGGGCGATCCGGCATCTGGAGAAGGGCCGCGTAGTTATTTTTGCCGCAGGGACAGGGAATCCGTTCTTCTCGACCGATACTACGGCAGCGCTTAGAGCAGCCGAGATTGAAGCCGAGGTTATCCTCATGGCCAAGAATAAGGTTGACGGCGTCTACTCAGCAGATCCGTTCAAGGACAGCACAGCCGTGAAATACGAGCAGCTGACTTACATGGATATTCTGAATAAAAACCTGGGGGTTATGGATTCTACCGCTTCCTCACTCTGCATGGATAATAATATACCGCTCATTGTGTTTGCTATTACAGAGCAAGGCAATATCAAACGCGTCGTTCTCGGCGAAAAGATCGGAACGATCGTTAAAGGGAGTGTAAATTAA
- the tsf gene encoding translation elongation factor Ts has protein sequence MAVDAKAVKELRERTGAGMLDCKKALEEANNDITKAAELLREKGLSAAANKAGRIATEGTVESYIHAGGRIGVLVEINCETDFVGKTDSFKEFARDIAMQIAAANPLYVRREEVPSADVEKEKEILKAQALNEGKPEKIVEKMVEGRISKFYEEYCLMEQSFVKDPDKTISQLLNEKISTIGENITIRRFVRFELGEGLEKKVDNFVEEVMAQVKQ, from the coding sequence ATGGCAGTAGATGCAAAAGCAGTGAAGGAACTTCGCGAAAGAACAGGGGCAGGAATGCTCGATTGTAAGAAAGCGCTGGAAGAAGCAAACAACGATATCACCAAAGCAGCAGAATTGCTTCGTGAAAAAGGATTGTCCGCAGCAGCCAACAAAGCAGGACGTATTGCTACTGAAGGTACTGTAGAATCCTATATCCACGCTGGCGGCCGTATTGGCGTTCTGGTAGAAATCAACTGCGAAACTGACTTCGTAGGTAAAACGGATTCCTTCAAAGAATTCGCACGCGATATCGCTATGCAAATCGCAGCAGCGAACCCGCTGTATGTTCGCCGTGAAGAAGTACCTTCTGCAGACGTAGAGAAGGAAAAAGAAATTCTTAAGGCACAAGCGCTGAACGAAGGCAAGCCTGAGAAGATCGTTGAAAAAATGGTGGAAGGTCGCATCAGCAAGTTCTATGAAGAATATTGCCTGATGGAGCAATCCTTCGTTAAAGACCCGGACAAGACAATCTCCCAGTTGCTGAATGAAAAAATCAGCACCATTGGCGAGAACATCACCATCCGCCGCTTTGTTCGTTTCGAACTGGGTGAAGGTCTTGAGAAGAAAGTCGATAACTTCGTAGAAGAAGTTATGGCACAAGTAAAACAATAA
- the rpsB gene encoding 30S ribosomal protein S2, which translates to MAVISMKQLLEAGVHFGHQTRRWNPKMDRYIFTERNGIYIIDLQKTVKKVEEAYNFVKSVAGDNGTILFVGTKKQAQDSVKEEAERSGMFFINQRWLGGTLTNFQTIQKRIDRLKKLEAWEEDGTFAVLPKKEVILLRKEKDRLEKFLGGIKNMKGLPSALFIIDPRKERIAVAEARKLGIPIVAIVDTNCDPDEIDYVIPGNDDAIRAVKLLTGKMADAVVEAHQGEDTTTA; encoded by the coding sequence ATGGCAGTAATCTCCATGAAGCAGCTTCTCGAAGCTGGGGTACACTTCGGTCATCAGACTCGTCGTTGGAATCCAAAGATGGATCGTTATATCTTCACTGAAAGAAACGGAATTTACATTATTGACTTGCAAAAAACAGTCAAGAAGGTAGAGGAAGCTTACAACTTTGTAAAGAGCGTCGCTGGCGACAACGGCACAATCCTATTCGTAGGAACAAAGAAGCAGGCACAGGATTCCGTAAAAGAAGAAGCTGAACGTTCGGGTATGTTCTTCATTAACCAGCGTTGGCTCGGTGGTACCCTGACTAACTTCCAGACCATTCAGAAGCGTATTGACCGCCTGAAGAAACTGGAAGCTTGGGAAGAAGACGGTACCTTTGCAGTATTGCCTAAGAAAGAAGTTATCCTTCTCCGCAAAGAGAAAGATCGTCTTGAGAAATTCCTGGGCGGTATCAAGAACATGAAAGGTCTTCCAAGCGCGCTGTTCATCATTGACCCGCGTAAAGAGCGCATTGCAGTAGCAGAAGCTCGCAAATTGGGTATTCCTATCGTTGCTATCGTTGATACTAACTGCGATCCGGATGAAATTGACTACGTAATCCCAGGCAATGACGACGCTATCCGCGCCGTGAAGCTCTTGACTGGTAAAATGGCTGATGCTGTTGTTGAAGCTCATCAGGGCGAAGACACAACTACAGCTTAA
- a CDS encoding FapA family protein: MIGQYVLSQYLSITFSEDKGIAYLQFTKKDENFTCSVEDLESFLFSHNIRFGIQHDIVQRISSNPEEYFWNRVPIAIGQPAVNGKDGRVVLTVDMEEDRKPLEKEDGKVDYKELVRLHNVRKGQLIAKVIPAENGVNGKMVTGEELPFRAGKEAHFKVGKNVVVDQEETSMYSAIDGLVTLTDKGKINVFPVYEINGDVDYSTGNIDFVGTVVIRGNVLTGFTVKSAGDIRVVGGVEGAELISGGSIEITGGIIGYNKGLVSAGKNVKVSFIQDGNVVAGEDIVVSQSIMHSSIRAGHDVLCNGAKGLIVGGIVQAGERVIARTIGNTMSTATAIEVGVVPELRNEINELRQELRQLLENEDKTNKALYLLNQLANNGQLSPDKVALRVKLNATKQSHMRDEKRIKERVLEIERMLEDTGRAKVDVVKTIYGGSKIVIGRYTRFVKDPTERVSFIYSEGDISIIPYV, from the coding sequence TTGATCGGTCAATATGTATTGAGCCAATACCTAAGCATTACTTTTTCGGAGGATAAGGGGATTGCTTACCTTCAGTTCACCAAGAAGGATGAGAATTTCACCTGTTCGGTCGAGGACCTTGAGAGCTTCCTGTTCAGTCACAATATTCGTTTTGGTATCCAGCATGATATTGTTCAGCGGATTAGCAGCAACCCGGAAGAATATTTCTGGAACCGGGTGCCCATCGCGATTGGACAGCCTGCTGTCAATGGTAAGGACGGCCGGGTTGTGCTGACCGTTGATATGGAGGAGGACCGCAAGCCTCTGGAGAAAGAGGATGGCAAGGTGGATTACAAAGAGCTGGTCCGTCTGCATAACGTGAGGAAGGGCCAGCTTATTGCCAAGGTTATTCCGGCAGAGAACGGCGTGAACGGCAAAATGGTAACAGGGGAAGAGCTTCCGTTCCGGGCAGGGAAGGAGGCTCATTTCAAGGTAGGCAAGAATGTGGTGGTGGATCAGGAAGAGACCTCCATGTATTCGGCGATTGACGGATTGGTTACGCTGACAGACAAAGGGAAAATCAATGTATTTCCAGTGTATGAAATCAATGGGGATGTGGATTACAGCACAGGGAATATTGATTTCGTAGGCACAGTGGTCATCCGCGGCAATGTGCTTACCGGTTTCACTGTCAAATCCGCAGGAGATATCCGGGTGGTCGGCGGGGTAGAGGGGGCCGAACTGATATCGGGCGGGTCCATCGAGATTACCGGCGGCATCATTGGATATAATAAAGGCCTTGTAAGCGCCGGTAAAAATGTTAAGGTCTCGTTCATCCAGGATGGCAATGTTGTGGCCGGGGAGGATATTGTAGTCTCCCAAAGTATTATGCATTCCAGCATCCGGGCAGGCCATGATGTGCTGTGTAACGGGGCCAAAGGCTTAATCGTAGGCGGTATCGTACAGGCAGGCGAACGCGTGATCGCCCGTACCATCGGCAATACCATGTCTACAGCTACAGCGATTGAAGTGGGCGTCGTTCCCGAGCTGAGAAATGAGATCAACGAACTGCGCCAAGAGCTCCGGCAGCTTCTCGAGAATGAGGACAAGACCAATAAAGCGCTGTATCTGCTTAATCAGCTGGCGAACAACGGCCAGCTATCGCCGGATAAGGTGGCACTTCGCGTCAAGCTTAATGCAACCAAGCAATCCCATATGCGTGATGAAAAGAGAATTAAAGAGCGTGTGCTGGAGATCGAGCGCATGCTGGAGGACACCGGCAGAGCAAAGGTTGATGTGGTCAAGACGATCTATGGAGGCTCTAAGATCGTAATCGGCAGGTATACCAGGTTCGTCAAGGACCCGACAGAGCGGGTATCCTTCATTTATAGTGAAGGGGACATATCCATAATACCGTATGTGTAA
- a CDS encoding FliA/WhiG family RNA polymerase sigma factor, translated as MNERKAAQSETDLLWEQWKEHGDPEAKKKLIESYLHIVDYVSSRLAVGLPKNVSKDDLASNGVMGLIDAIEKFDYKRGLQFQTYASWRVRGAILDSLRQSDWVPRSVREKAKKIEDAYQQLEQKYLRSVSDDEMSQYLNISETEFQTMLQDVAVMSLCSLEDPIREEESETRMSILVDDKAKNPDRKVNEFYLRDTLTKGIEKLTVKERTVVSLLYYEDLSLSEIAEVMSLSPSRISQLHSKAILRLRGTLEKNRDLLMQND; from the coding sequence TTGAACGAGCGTAAAGCAGCTCAGTCGGAAACAGACCTGCTTTGGGAGCAGTGGAAAGAGCACGGCGATCCTGAAGCTAAAAAAAAGCTGATTGAGAGTTATCTCCATATTGTTGATTACGTGTCCAGCCGTCTGGCAGTAGGGTTGCCCAAAAACGTCTCCAAGGACGATTTGGCCAGCAACGGTGTCATGGGACTCATTGATGCCATCGAAAAATTCGACTACAAGCGGGGGCTTCAATTCCAGACCTATGCCTCGTGGCGGGTACGGGGAGCAATTCTCGATTCTCTGCGGCAAAGTGACTGGGTTCCCAGATCCGTACGCGAAAAAGCGAAAAAAATCGAGGATGCCTACCAGCAGCTGGAACAGAAGTATTTGAGATCGGTAAGTGACGATGAAATGAGCCAGTATCTGAATATTTCGGAAACGGAGTTTCAGACGATGCTGCAGGATGTTGCAGTAATGTCGCTCTGTTCATTGGAAGATCCTATACGTGAAGAAGAATCAGAGACACGAATGTCCATATTGGTAGATGACAAGGCCAAGAATCCGGACCGTAAAGTAAATGAGTTCTACCTGCGGGATACGCTAACCAAGGGCATCGAGAAACTAACAGTGAAAGAACGGACCGTCGTGTCCCTTTTATATTATGAAGATTTATCTTTAAGCGAGATTGCGGAAGTGATGTCACTGTCTCCTTCGCGAATCTCCCAGCTTCATTCCAAAGCTATTTTGCGGCTAAGAGGAACACTTGAGAAGAACCGGGACCTTCTAATGCAAAATGATTAA
- a CDS encoding chemotaxis protein CheD has protein sequence MIEEQSIIKVGMADLNVGSQDSLIRTTGLGSCVGLTLFDPGKKLAGMAHVMLPSSEIAREGQLNIAKFADTAVPELLARLLGLGAVRSRIVAKMAGGSQMFAFAGGSDTMRIGPRNVESCKLALDNLRIPLIAEDTGGNYGRTIEISCTTGVIFIRSVQKGPKEI, from the coding sequence ATGATTGAAGAGCAGAGCATCATTAAAGTAGGTATGGCGGATCTGAACGTAGGCAGCCAGGACAGCCTTATTCGTACGACCGGTCTTGGCTCCTGCGTAGGACTGACTCTGTTTGATCCCGGTAAAAAGCTGGCGGGGATGGCTCATGTTATGCTGCCCTCGTCAGAGATTGCCCGGGAGGGACAGCTGAATATCGCCAAGTTCGCAGATACTGCTGTACCTGAGCTTTTGGCCCGCCTGCTGGGGCTGGGGGCGGTTAGAAGCCGGATTGTGGCTAAGATGGCCGGGGGCTCGCAGATGTTTGCTTTTGCCGGAGGGAGTGACACCATGAGGATCGGGCCTCGGAATGTGGAATCCTGCAAGCTTGCTCTGGACAACCTTCGTATTCCTCTTATCGCGGAGGACACGGGCGGCAATTATGGGCGCACGATAGAAATCTCTTGCACCACAGGAGTGATTTTTATCCGCAGCGTTCAAAAAGGCCCGAAGGAAATTTAG
- a CDS encoding chemotaxis protein CheC, producing the protein MELFKNFKDFKMDVLKEVGNIGAGNAATALSQLLNKPIDMAVPKVQLLSFEEITDKVGGAEELVYAVFLRVEGEAPGNLFFILTPEAASSLLSRIAGIEVSGGDELSEMELSALSEIGNILAGSYLSSLADFTSLSMYPTVPALAMDMAGAILGYGLLQFGQMGDDALLIDTTFLEGQNEIEGQFFLIPDPESFPKIFKALGVPFDND; encoded by the coding sequence ATGGAGCTATTCAAGAATTTCAAAGACTTCAAAATGGATGTGCTTAAGGAAGTTGGGAATATCGGTGCCGGCAATGCAGCCACTGCCTTGTCCCAGCTGCTCAATAAGCCGATTGACATGGCCGTGCCGAAGGTACAGCTACTCAGCTTCGAGGAGATCACCGATAAGGTGGGCGGAGCGGAGGAACTAGTATACGCGGTATTCCTGCGTGTGGAAGGTGAAGCCCCGGGCAACCTGTTCTTCATCCTTACCCCGGAAGCGGCAAGCAGTCTGCTCAGCCGGATTGCCGGAATAGAAGTCTCCGGCGGCGATGAGTTGAGTGAGATGGAGTTATCCGCACTAAGTGAGATCGGAAATATTCTGGCCGGCTCATATCTCTCTTCCCTGGCGGACTTCACTTCCCTGTCCATGTATCCGACAGTGCCGGCGCTTGCGATGGATATGGCTGGTGCCATTCTTGGCTACGGGCTGCTGCAGTTCGGTCAGATGGGTGACGATGCTCTGCTGATCGATACGACTTTTTTAGAAGGCCAAAATGAAATTGAAGGACAATTCTTCCTTATTCCCGATCCGGAATCGTTCCCCAAAATATTCAAGGCTTTAGGAGTACCGTTCGACAATGATTGA
- a CDS encoding chemotaxis protein CheW — protein MAEDIKVIVFKLGTEEYGIEVEKVQTIERMMPITRVPKTYSFIKGVINLRGVVIPVIDLRGRFGIEEAEHTDQTRIIIVNVNEMEVGFIVDSANDVIDLNRDIIDVPPDVVGGIKAKYLDGVAKIGDDRLLIMLNLSEVLNKSEIVQLESLEG, from the coding sequence ATGGCTGAAGATATTAAAGTAATTGTATTCAAGCTTGGCACTGAAGAATACGGCATTGAAGTAGAGAAGGTCCAGACGATTGAACGCATGATGCCGATTACCCGCGTACCGAAGACCTATTCATTTATCAAAGGTGTGATCAATCTGCGCGGTGTCGTGATTCCGGTTATTGATCTGCGCGGACGATTCGGCATCGAGGAAGCGGAGCACACCGACCAGACCCGAATCATTATCGTAAATGTGAATGAGATGGAAGTGGGCTTCATTGTCGATTCAGCCAACGATGTCATCGACTTGAACCGTGACATTATCGATGTACCGCCGGATGTTGTGGGCGGCATCAAGGCGAAGTATCTGGACGGAGTAGCTAAAATAGGGGATGACCGTCTGCTGATTATGCTTAACCTGTCTGAAGTGTTGAACAAGAGTGAAATCGTGCAGCTGGAAAGCCTGGAGGGCTAG
- a CDS encoding chemotaxis protein CheA: MDMNQYLSMFIDESNDHLQSLNESMMGLEANPEDLSIVQVIFRSAHTLKGMAATMGFEDLASLTHQMENVLDLVRNNKLRMQDFIFDTLFKSIDALESMVEDITGGGAGKADVTAIVSSLQAIVRGEVPSAGNASAEVTAAASGNASAAQVFLDEFQYSVLEQSLQEGHQVLYVDVAIRKDCQLKAVRAYMVFDLLERSGEVVKSFPSVQDIEQEKFDYGFSLYYITQKDASEIQKMILNLSEIEAVTAVALDQESLRQMGQDTAAATAEASAPAPVQEAAPTAAGIASPSSSVHPKEENGKAAPARAGGAPSPSRTIRVDIERLDVLMNLFSELLIDRVRLEQLASEVQNGDLTETVEHMGRVSGDLQNIVMKLRMVPVDTVFNRFPRMIRDLAKSLDKKVDLIITGADTEMDRTVIDEIGDPLVHLLRNAVDHGIESITDRIAAGKSETGTVHLRAFHSGNHVFIEIEEDGKGIYPKNVLASAVKKGAITQEQANTMSDDEAYQLLFAPGFSTAEVISDVSGRGVGLDVVKAKISSLGGNVTIYSTPGKGTNFSVQLPLTLSIIAAMLVRLGSEKYAIPLSSIVETGIVKQSQIRTIHGNRMLEFRGSHIPLVSLSKIFSIPDYDESTEEETEIVVVRKGERLVALAVQDFIGQNEIVIKNLGKYLPEVQGISGATILGDGQVALIIDPNAFIK, from the coding sequence ATGGACATGAACCAATACTTATCCATGTTTATTGATGAGTCAAATGATCATCTGCAGTCTTTGAACGAGAGCATGATGGGGCTGGAAGCGAATCCGGAGGATCTGAGTATTGTTCAGGTGATTTTCCGCTCCGCCCATACCTTGAAAGGTATGGCGGCTACAATGGGTTTTGAAGATTTGGCTTCGCTTACGCACCAAATGGAGAATGTGCTCGATTTGGTGCGCAATAACAAACTGCGGATGCAGGACTTCATTTTTGATACCCTGTTCAAAAGTATTGACGCTCTGGAATCCATGGTGGAGGATATCACCGGCGGGGGGGCGGGCAAGGCCGATGTAACAGCCATTGTCTCTTCCCTGCAGGCTATCGTTCGCGGAGAGGTTCCTTCTGCCGGCAATGCTTCTGCTGAAGTCACTGCTGCTGCGTCCGGCAATGCAAGTGCGGCCCAGGTGTTCCTGGATGAATTCCAGTACTCTGTGCTGGAGCAGTCCCTTCAGGAAGGCCATCAGGTGCTGTATGTGGATGTGGCTATCCGCAAGGACTGTCAGCTCAAAGCCGTACGTGCCTACATGGTCTTCGACCTTTTGGAGCGTTCAGGAGAAGTCGTCAAATCCTTCCCTTCGGTTCAGGACATAGAGCAGGAGAAATTCGATTACGGATTCTCCCTCTACTACATAACCCAAAAGGATGCAAGTGAAATTCAGAAGATGATTCTGAATTTGTCGGAGATCGAAGCGGTTACTGCTGTGGCGCTTGATCAGGAGTCACTTCGCCAAATGGGACAAGACACTGCGGCAGCTACCGCCGAAGCGTCTGCCCCGGCTCCGGTGCAGGAGGCTGCTCCCACAGCTGCCGGTATTGCTTCACCTTCTTCTTCTGTGCATCCCAAGGAAGAGAACGGCAAAGCTGCCCCGGCCCGGGCAGGAGGAGCGCCGTCGCCATCACGAACCATCCGTGTTGATATTGAGCGCCTGGATGTGCTGATGAATCTGTTCAGCGAGCTGCTTATTGACCGTGTCCGGCTGGAGCAGCTGGCCTCTGAGGTCCAGAACGGTGATCTTACCGAGACAGTCGAGCATATGGGCCGGGTCAGCGGAGATTTGCAGAATATTGTCATGAAGCTGCGCATGGTTCCGGTAGACACCGTATTTAACCGGTTCCCGCGTATGATCCGCGATCTGGCGAAATCGCTGGACAAGAAGGTGGATCTAATCATCACCGGCGCGGATACAGAGATGGACCGTACCGTAATTGATGAGATTGGTGATCCATTGGTGCATCTCCTGCGTAATGCGGTAGACCACGGGATTGAATCTATCACGGACCGTATTGCTGCCGGGAAGTCGGAGACAGGAACCGTTCATTTACGAGCATTCCATAGCGGCAATCATGTCTTCATTGAGATTGAAGAGGATGGTAAGGGCATCTATCCCAAGAATGTACTGGCCTCTGCCGTCAAAAAGGGTGCAATTACCCAGGAACAGGCTAATACGATGTCGGATGACGAAGCGTACCAGCTGCTCTTCGCGCCGGGCTTCAGTACGGCTGAGGTAATCTCTGACGTATCGGGACGTGGCGTGGGTCTGGATGTGGTCAAAGCCAAAATCTCTTCGCTGGGCGGCAATGTCACCATCTATTCAACACCGGGCAAAGGTACGAATTTCTCCGTTCAGCTTCCGCTGACCCTGTCGATCATTGCAGCAATGCTGGTTCGGCTTGGCTCAGAGAAATATGCCATTCCGCTCTCTTCCATCGTAGAGACTGGAATTGTGAAGCAATCCCAGATCCGCACCATTCACGGCAACCGGATGCTGGAGTTCCGGGGCAGCCATATTCCGCTGGTCTCCCTAAGCAAGATCTTCTCTATTCCGGACTATGATGAAAGCACGGAAGAGGAGACGGAGATCGTGGTTGTCCGCAAAGGAGAACGGCTGGTTGCCTTGGCCGTGCAGGACTTCATTGGCCAGAACGAAATTGTAATCAAGAACCTCGGCAAGTATTTGCCTGAGGTGCAGGGGATTTCCGGAGCCACCATTCTTGGAGACGGACAAGTAGCGCTTATTATCGATCCGAATGCTTTTATCAAATAA
- the cheB gene encoding chemotaxis response regulator protein-glutamate methylesterase, with the protein MRPYKVLVVDDSAFMRKIISDLIENDADFQVTATAANGREAIEKVNELCPDLVTMDVEMPEMNGLEALKSIMAQRPLPVIMLSGINEEGMKETILALEWGAFDFIRKPSISNSQDIIAVGESLREQMKEAMLARERREARASAVKLPEPPSPAAELTAPRAIVEPVRRKLEPSKREADKAPLQGTEKPRVKAPIEPPADKRKPEAGAEPVTAKRVIKPAPVVPKSAPERFKGRSKEVQGAGWAGQRAAAEIAAGSFVEPPAASGGQVSGSRGVRKLVAVGCSTGGPRALKAFLENIPGDFPAPIVIVQHMPPNFTKSLAQRLNTFSALEVAEAEHGMVLRQGAAYIAPGGYHLTVVPAPGGQYMIELTKEEVRNGHRPSVDTLFESVLKLTSLERHAVIMTGMGSDGARMMKALYDSGVTSTFAESEETCVVYGMPRSAVELKCVRHILPLQEIAPRLVQAVK; encoded by the coding sequence ATGAGGCCATATAAAGTTCTGGTTGTTGATGATTCTGCATTTATGCGCAAGATCATTTCCGATTTAATAGAGAATGATGCCGACTTTCAAGTCACAGCGACAGCTGCTAACGGACGTGAGGCGATTGAGAAGGTTAACGAGCTTTGTCCGGATCTCGTAACCATGGATGTGGAGATGCCTGAGATGAATGGCCTGGAGGCGCTAAAAAGTATCATGGCCCAGCGTCCGCTCCCGGTGATTATGCTGTCCGGTATCAATGAAGAGGGTATGAAGGAGACGATTCTGGCCTTGGAGTGGGGGGCTTTCGATTTCATCCGAAAGCCGTCCATTTCAAACTCCCAGGATATCATCGCTGTCGGAGAATCCCTCCGGGAGCAGATGAAGGAGGCGATGCTGGCGCGCGAGCGGCGTGAAGCCCGCGCTTCTGCCGTCAAATTGCCTGAGCCTCCTTCTCCTGCTGCTGAACTAACTGCTCCGCGGGCTATTGTGGAACCGGTGAGACGAAAGCTGGAGCCCTCCAAGAGAGAGGCGGATAAAGCACCGCTTCAGGGCACGGAGAAGCCGAGGGTCAAGGCACCGATTGAACCGCCTGCTGACAAACGGAAGCCGGAGGCCGGAGCTGAGCCAGTTACTGCGAAGCGGGTAATCAAGCCCGCGCCAGTAGTGCCCAAATCGGCTCCCGAAAGGTTCAAAGGCCGTTCCAAGGAAGTGCAGGGCGCCGGATGGGCTGGACAACGTGCAGCTGCTGAAATTGCTGCAGGTTCGTTCGTTGAACCTCCTGCAGCATCAGGAGGCCAGGTAAGCGGAAGCCGGGGCGTGCGTAAGCTGGTTGCTGTAGGCTGCTCAACAGGAGGTCCGAGAGCACTTAAGGCGTTCCTGGAGAACATCCCTGGAGACTTCCCGGCACCAATTGTCATTGTCCAGCATATGCCGCCTAACTTCACCAAATCGCTGGCCCAGCGCCTGAATACCTTTAGCGCGCTGGAGGTCGCGGAAGCGGAGCACGGTATGGTTCTCCGGCAGGGAGCAGCGTATATAGCCCCCGGGGGCTATCACCTGACAGTGGTTCCTGCGCCTGGCGGCCAATACATGATAGAGCTTACTAAGGAAGAGGTCCGCAATGGACATCGTCCTTCTGTAGATACACTGTTTGAATCGGTATTGAAGCTTACCTCGCTGGAACGTCATGCTGTCATTATGACGGGGATGGGCAGCGACGGGGCCCGTATGATGAAAGCACTCTACGATTCAGGGGTGACATCAACCTTTGCAGAGAGTGAAGAAACCTGTGTGGTTTACGGAATGCCGAGGTCTGCAGTAGAGTTGAAGTGTGTAAGACACATCCTGCCTTTGCAAGAAATTGCTCCAAGGCTGGTACAAGCCGTTAAATAA
- a CDS encoding MinD/ParA family protein: MMDQAQALRQLVSSQDTRQAPGSGASARIITVCSGKGGVGKSNFTLNFALALKAMGRRVLLFDADIGMANIDVLMGVSSRYNLYHLLKREADIGQIIQLGPQALPFIAGGSGMDELFTLSEADLNYFTTQIASIADTMDFILFDTGAGLSKETMKFITSADDCLVVTTPEPTAITDAYALMKVVHNSHPEVSFRLIVNQAGDEREARATSDKIRMAASRFLQLELPFLGYISSDPHVVQAVKKQIPFSVAFPNSIAARDVQRLAQSYLAVDSVETAKVQGIKGFISKWLKRNR; encoded by the coding sequence GTGATGGACCAGGCGCAGGCGTTAAGACAGCTGGTCTCCAGCCAGGATACAAGGCAGGCTCCCGGAAGCGGTGCCTCTGCCCGGATCATCACGGTATGCAGCGGGAAGGGGGGAGTCGGGAAGTCGAATTTCACCCTTAACTTCGCGCTTGCACTGAAGGCCATGGGACGGAGAGTTCTTCTGTTCGATGCCGATATCGGCATGGCTAATATTGATGTCCTTATGGGTGTCTCATCCAGATACAATCTGTACCACCTGCTCAAGCGGGAAGCAGATATCGGACAGATCATTCAGCTCGGACCGCAAGCGTTGCCCTTCATTGCAGGGGGTTCCGGGATGGACGAGCTGTTCACACTCTCGGAGGCGGATCTGAATTACTTTACCACCCAGATTGCAAGCATTGCCGATACCATGGATTTCATCCTGTTCGACACAGGGGCGGGGCTGTCCAAGGAAACGATGAAATTCATCACTTCTGCCGACGACTGCCTGGTGGTGACCACACCTGAGCCTACAGCAATTACAGATGCGTATGCACTGATGAAGGTTGTTCATAATTCGCATCCGGAGGTCTCGTTCAGACTGATTGTCAATCAGGCAGGGGATGAACGGGAGGCACGGGCTACCAGCGACAAAATCCGGATGGCGGCCAGCCGGTTCCTGCAGCTTGAGCTTCCCTTCCTTGGTTACATCAGCAGCGATCCGCATGTGGTACAGGCGGTTAAGAAACAAATTCCATTCTCAGTGGCTTTTCCGAACAGTATTGCAGCCAGGGATGTGCAGAGGCTTGCACAGAGTTATCTGGCTGTTGATTCAGTAGAAACCGCTAAAGTACAAGGCATCAAGGGATTCATCAGCAAGTGGTTGAAACGAAACAGATAA